GAGACGGTGGTGGCGAAATAGACCGGGCTGCGGGGCTGATAACCGGGACCGAATACCTTCGCCATGAACTCCTGCGGTGTGGACTCATAATCCTGAGGCCAGATGAGCCTCACTCCGCCGGCGGTGGCAACGATGTTGCGGATCATGATATCCTTGAGCAGGACCACCCGGTTGTTTTTGGTCACAAATCCCTGGGGCAGGCGCTCGATTTCTTCCTCGCTGAAGGAAATCGGTGCCCCCCAGCGCTTGAGCTGTTTGCAGTACCAGACGGTGTTGAGCAGTGACAGGTTGGCGACTGCCACATTTTTGCCGAAGTTCAGATCGTTGTCCGCCACGATTGAGGGCACGGTCTGCATGAACCAGAGCGGAAAGGTGTCGTTGTCACCGTTGGTGAAGACAACCGCCTTGTCCCCCTCACAGCAGACGAGCATGTTATAGCCGTATTCAGCGGGAATCCAGTTGTGGCGCCGGGTGACGGTCTTGTAATTGAGCAGCATCGGGGCAAATCCGAAGGCAAGGAAGAGTCCGGCAACAACGGGCATCGGGGCAAATTTTTTATCCTTCAGTTCCGCATCAAGCCATTTGAGCAGGGCATAGGCGCCATTACCGATGAAGATGGTATAGAAGACAAATGAGAAGGCAAAGAAGTAGTCACGCTCGCGCACCTCCCGGAACTTGAGCTCGGGTCTGGGGTCGGAGGGGGAAAATTTCAGGTTGAGATAGGTGAGCAGTCCGAGCGAGGCGACGATGAAGGCAACAAAGATCAGGGCGAATGATTTCTTGTCCCGCTTGAACTGATGGACCATACCCCAGATGCCGAGCAGCGGAGGAATCAGTCCCAGTATTCCCTGCCAGCCCAGCCGGAGAAAGATGCGGGGAATGTTGGTAAAGAGGACATCCAGAAAGCGCTCGTTGCCCCACTGCCAGAGGAAGTAGCGGGTGTAAAAGGCGATCTGCTCAATATAGGCGCGGAAGACATCAAAGACCGGATTGCGGTTAGCCCGCCATTCATCTTCGGTCAGAAACTGGGTCTTGCGCGGGAACAGGCGCATCGGGTCATACTGCTCCCGCTTGAGCACGCTGACGAAGTCGCGCCAGCGTGCCGGTTCCACTTCGTTGATCGCCGGATAGTGGCGGGCACGGATGAGCATGATGAACTGGACTGTGCCGGCAAGCAGAACCAGTCCGAGGAGCAGACCAACATAGCCGGCACGCAGTTTCTTCCGGGTGTGGAGCCAGTAGAGGTAACCGCCGTAGCCGAGGATGAAGAGAATCACCAGCGCCGGCGAGCGGAACCAGCGCTCAATGAAGGCAACGGTCGGGGAGGCGAGGAAGAGGACGATGTCATCCATGAGTTTCTGTCCGGCGCCGATGTAGGCGACGAGGAAGACGCCAGCCAGAATCCCCAGCCCGTAGAGCAGAGTAAGATTTCTCTCCGAGCGCTCCATGATCCGGATGGCATAATAAGTGCCGGCAAGGATCAGGGGCACAACGATGAAGGTGCCGGCAGAGAGCCCCATTTCATTCACGGTCAGGATCAGCAGATAGCCGACCATGAATTCAATGAAACGCAGATGAATCACCGCCTGCCGGTCAACGAGCAGGGCGAAGATGAGCACCGCAAAGACCACGAGCATCGGAGTGAAGTGGATGCCGGTGGCGACAAAGAGCAGAAAGATGGCGGCGAGAATCTGACGGTTGTCACCGGTCCCTCTTTCCCGGCCTTCTCGCCAGACAAGCGCCAGATAGAGCACAGTCAGGGCGATGACCACACAGGGACCGTAGACTTCAGCCTCGACACAGTTATCCCAGTAGGAATAGGCAAACCCGCACATCAGGGCACCGAAGGCACCGGCAATGTGCGGTAGCCACGGGCGCCGGTTCTTTTCTGTGGCAGCGTTGATAGCAAGAATCTTGATGACGATGAGATAGAGCAGTCCGCAAGAGAAGGCACCGAACAGGGCAGGGATGAGATTTACCCGGAAGGCGATTTCCCGACCGATTGGCAGCATGGTGAAGATTCTGCCCAGCATGACAAACAGCGGTGTGCCGGGGGGATGAGGAATACCGGCAATGTAGGAGACGGCGATCAGTTCGGCACAGTCCCAGAAGGATGCGGTGGGCGCAACACTGTAGAGATAGACGCCCAGAACCACCAGAAATATCAGGAGAAAGATAACCAGGCGCCAGCGTGATTCATTCATCTTCTAAGCTCCTTTGGTTCATTATACCTTCAAAATTGTCTGCATTAAATTATACTTCAATTGCGATGGTGTCAAATTGATTAACAGTCGACCCCGGCGGGCAAAGCTGATGTTGCCGGTGGTCTCCGAGACGACAATGGCGACCGCATCGG
The sequence above is a segment of the candidate division WOR-3 bacterium genome. Coding sequences within it:
- a CDS encoding DUF2723 domain-containing protein; the encoded protein is MNESRWRLVIFLLIFLVVLGVYLYSVAPTASFWDCAELIAVSYIAGIPHPPGTPLFVMLGRIFTMLPIGREIAFRVNLIPALFGAFSCGLLYLIVIKILAINAATEKNRRPWLPHIAGAFGALMCGFAYSYWDNCVEAEVYGPCVVIALTVLYLALVWREGRERGTGDNRQILAAIFLLFVATGIHFTPMLVVFAVLIFALLVDRQAVIHLRFIEFMVGYLLILTVNEMGLSAGTFIVVPLILAGTYYAIRIMERSERNLTLLYGLGILAGVFLVAYIGAGQKLMDDIVLFLASPTVAFIERWFRSPALVILFILGYGGYLYWLHTRKKLRAGYVGLLLGLVLLAGTVQFIMLIRARHYPAINEVEPARWRDFVSVLKREQYDPMRLFPRKTQFLTEDEWRANRNPVFDVFRAYIEQIAFYTRYFLWQWGNERFLDVLFTNIPRIFLRLGWQGILGLIPPLLGIWGMVHQFKRDKKSFALIFVAFIVASLGLLTYLNLKFSPSDPRPELKFREVRERDYFFAFSFVFYTIFIGNGAYALLKWLDAELKDKKFAPMPVVAGLFLAFGFAPMLLNYKTVTRRHNWIPAEYGYNMLVCCEGDKAVVFTNGDNDTFPLWFMQTVPSIVADNDLNFGKNVAVANLSLLNTVWYCKQLKRWGAPISFSEEEIERLPQGFVTKNNRVVLLKDIMIRNIVATAGGVRLIWPQDYESTPQEFMAKVFGPGYQPRSPVYFATTVSPDNMQDVQPYLRLEGLVQRVVGEREKIPGEGQIDTARTRRLLFEQFKMKSMLDPRVEKDENTRGLLITYAHSYLLLAMEYARAGNYAAACSTLQPALRFELEAPQKMLLFYHYSRFSALSSNYSAALMAVDSALAYAGDDPRLRLELILQRGLIAQGMGNYPEAEKMFQQALAMYPDEWQLVNVLYRLYVDDLHDYNRARTLLADWLRRHPADSNAARLLHSLP